From the genome of Scyliorhinus canicula chromosome 27, sScyCan1.1, whole genome shotgun sequence:
aggtgcaggaggaggccattcagcccttcgagcctgctccaccattcaacatgatcatggctgttccTCTATCTCAACGCCCGACTCCCAGAGATCTCCCCAGACCCCTTGACACCTTTTAGAGTTTAGAAATCCATTTCCTTctcagggcggcacgtggcgcagtggttagcactggggctacggtgctgaggacccgggttcgaatcccggctctgggtcgctgtctgtgtggagtctgcacgttctccccgtgtgtgcgtgggtttcctccgggtgctccggtttcctcccacagtccaaagatgtgcaggttaggtggggttacgggggatagggcagggcagtgggccgaggtagggcgctctttcagagggttggagcagacccgatgggcagaatggcctccttctgcactgtagggattctataattctattctaTGGGCTGGCATGTACTTATGTTGGAGGGAGAGATTGTAGTGATGAAGAGGGGATGTCTTGAGGGGGGGGCGAAGACAGAATCAATTTGATTAGATTTGAAAGAAAGATGTGCATTTATAATGAtctataatgatctttattagtgtcacaagtcagcttacattaacactgcaatgaagttactgtgaaaagcccctagtcgccacattccggcgcctgtccggggaggctggtgcgggaatcgaaccgtgctgctggcctgccttggtctgctttcaaagccagctatttagcccagtgggctaaaccagccccttggtgctACAGTGGGTGCTGTATTTAAAGATagcatttgacaaagttccaAACGCTGGCCGCAGAACTGTCgctcacaggaacaggagggtcaGTACCAACTTAGATTAAAAATTGGCTGAAGGGCAGAGAACGAGGGGTCATTTGTCAGACTGGAGAAcggtggtgaccccccccccgccctcctggggtcaatgctgagaaagAACGTCAGGAAGAAGGTGACTGACGGTAAAGCtgtcatgaaaggcgctatataaatacaggCCTTTATAGCTCCACTGCTAATCCAGTTGCTTCCCTTGGCTAAATTCAGTAAGCTCTCTCCCAACATTCCTGATAATCCTGTCTTCCCGTGTTGTTTGCCTGTGGCGTTCCCGGGGCAGTTAAATAATCTAACGCAATTTCTGAAGCTCCATCCGCCTGGGAGATTCGAAATGCCAGCTGCTCCCTCCAGTGGCCGCAGTCGGTACAGGCAGAGCTGTTCCACCAGCTCCCGGGTCAAAGGGCGACGTCCGGCCCTGGGAGCTCCAGATCCATTTACTACAGGCGCATTTGGTCATTTCACTGACGCGGTGCGTCGCCAAACCTTCCcccttgatccccccccccccccccttcccggccggGTGGGGTCCCATCCCTCTTCTGGCCTCTAACCCAATCAAATCTGCCGCTAGAAGGCAATGGATGACCTTCCCAATCCATCCAGcaattgggcaataaatgcttacttaagggcctcatcccgtAATTAATGGGTGCCAGGGCGATTCAGGGGGGCAGTCGCAATTCAGTATCCAAAAGGCAAACACAATTGGGGTAACGTATAGGCTCTGCAGGGGAACTGGGGGGAGAAACCATCGCTCAGGAGGGGAACTGGGGAAGCCCCCTTCCTGCACTCGAATTAAGTAACTGATTGCCATgtacagcatagggttagatacagagtaaagccccctcgacactgtccccatcagacactcccaggacaggtacagcacggggttagatacagagtaaagccccctctacactgtccccatcaaacactcccagggcaggtacagcatggggttagatacagagtaaagctccctctacactgtccccatcaaacactcccaggacaggtacagcacggggttagatacagagtaaagctccctccacactgtccccatcaaacactcccaggacaggtacagcacggggttagatacagagtaaagctccgtctacactgtccccatcaaacactcccaggacaggtacagcacggggttagatacagagtaaagctccctttacactgtccccatcaaacactcccaggacaggtacagcacggggttagatacagagtaaagctccgtctacactgtccccatcaaacactcccaggacagggacagcacggggttagatacagagtaaagctccctctacactgtccccatcaaacactcccaggtcaggtacagcacggggttagatacagagtaaagctccctctacactgtccccatcaaacactcccaggatggtTATAACGTGGTTCGATACAGAGCAAATCTTTTTCTACGCTGTGTCTCAGTCTCGGGAATACCCCCTGACCAGAGATGCATGTCACGTATCAGTTGGTCTGTAATTGAGATTTTCCagttccccccccacatcgggaagGGTGGTGGGATGTgggcgcgggggagggggcgtgggggaggggtggtttgtGCGGTGGGCCCaccgttgagggataaatattgacaagGTCACGAAGGATAACTCCATCTGCTCTTCTGCAAAGTGATGCCCGTGGGGGTCCTTCCTGTCCACCTGAGAGGGAAATGTGACATGGCGTCTGAGGGCCAGCAATCGTgacagtgctgcccccccccccccccctcattaccGCACAGCTTCATTCTTGTGCTTGGAACTCCTGGTGCAGGACCCCCCCTCCCATGTTCCTGTCAACCCACCACTTTCTGACTCCTATTACGATCCCAAACCAGGGCTTGGATACTGGACAAAAACCCccataatttattttaattttgtaagactgtgaggaaaggagacTTCGCTCCAGGAATAATTTCACGGAGAAATCGGGATATGgtctattaaaacaaactttattactgacacagtattaaaatattttaacatcacaccagaaaatagccaCAATTACCCCTTTAACAATGTTGTACATGTCTGGATGCTCcaatttgagaaagagagatctttttgcactgctttaaagaaaagatctgactcctgtcagaaccaggcagaaactctggctgtctttcttcagcagggtgctctttccaagggccggggcagacccgatgggccgaatagcctccttctgcactgtaaaattttaGATTCAGAAGCTACTTCTCAGCTTGTTGCAGCTCCCCTTCCAATCGCAcaattctgaactgcttggaaagaaactgcgAATCTGTCTACAGACATGTCTTGAACTAAACTGCAGTGGGAGCAGATGCTTGACTCTTTAGCTGAACTgtgtttctgcaaaatgcctgataccttCGCTCCCCCCACTGATTGCATCATTCTCCCAATCTGAAATCTAATTAAGtccacagggaaccctcttaatccaaacaaagCTCCGTTAGCCCtagcttttacgatgctttaattgcaccccgaCTCCAGAAATGTTTCAAACCCGAATTCTTTAACGACACCAACCCAGACATTTAACCCTTACAGATACCTACAATGCAATGTTTCTGAAATGTCAACATACATCACACTATCACACTCCAAAGCCAGAGTGTCCCCACTGAGGCACATTGTGAAGGAGGGAACGGCATTTTAACCTGTCTCGCCCTTTGGGAAAATGGCGAAATCGGGTGCGAAGCTGGTTTTTCAGCCTGCTCTAtttaacctccccccccaccgaagATTCACCTCTCCTGATTCCCCGACTGCCGATTTAGTTGAGAGTAAAGTGCCCCCTGGGTGTTGGGCTGGTTCTTCTGCCCAGGAAAGTAGTGGTTGAGgcgtcaataaccagggggcgtaGCTTTACGGGAAGGAGAAGAggatttagggggggggggggggtttggacaaTGTTTTCACCTAGaggatgatgggaatctggaactcgctgcctgaaagggtggtgggaggcgggaaccctcacaacgttTAAGAAGCATTTCGATGAGCATCTGAGGCGCCCCAGCGACACAAGGCGACGGACCaactgctgggaaatgggattagaatggataggtgcttgatggccagcacagacaggatgggccgaacggcctctatctgtgctgtaaaactcaccGGGCGGAATTTCGGCGTTCACACCAATGGCGTATCCCCGCCGCATTGTTTTCCCGGGACAGAAGGGTGCTTTCAAAGAGAAAACCTCGTTGACAATGGTGGGTCCAGATGTTGCCGTCACCTCCgtagggtcagtgggggggggggctgctcagCGCATGGCCACACTCCGGCCTCTGCAAAGGAGTCACTTGGGGAATTCTAACAGGTGGTCTTTGTTGCTTTGTCTTCCAGGCGAAATTGATTGTTCCGAACAGCACGGCAGGTCTGATCATCGGGAAAGGCGGAGCAACAGTCAAGGCCGTGATGGAGCAGTCCGGGGCCTGGGTCCAGCTCTCCCAGAAGCCGGAAGGGATTAACCTGCAGGAGCGAGTGGTGACGGTGAGCGGCGAGGGGGAGCAGAACCGCAAGGCGGTGGAGCTGATCGTCCAGAAGATCCAGGAGGACCCGCAGAGCGGCAGCTGCCTCAACATCAGCTACGCCAACATCTCGGGCCCCGTCGCCAACTCCAACCCCACCGGCTCCCCGTACGCCAACTCGACGGAGGTGCTGCCGGCCGCGGCCTCTGCGGCGGGCCTGCTGGGGCACGCCAACCTGGCCGGCGTGGCGGGCTTCACCACCGGCCTGTCCAGCTTTACCGGCAACGACCTGCTGGCCATCAGCTCGGCGCTCAACACGCTGGCCAGCTACGGATACAACACCAACTCCCTCGGCCTGGGCCTCAACCCGGCCACCGCCACCGGCGTCCTGGCTGCCGTGGCGGCCAGCGCCAACCCggcggccgccgccgccgccaaccTGCTGGCCTCCTACGCCAGCGAGGCCTCGGGCGGCGGAGGCGGCAACATGCCCGGCAGCGCGGTGGGCACCTTCTCGCTGGGCTCGCTGGCCGCCGCCACCAACGGCTACTTCGGCGCGGCCTCACCGCTGGCGGCCGGCTCCATCCTGGCCGCGGAGAAGCTGGGCGAGGGCTCCAAGGACGTGGTGGAGATCGCGGTGCCGGAGAACCTGGTGGGCGCCATTTTGGGAAAAGGCGGGAAGACGCTGGTCGAGTACCAGGAGTTGACTGGCGCCCGGATTCAGATCTCCAAAAAGGGCGAGTTTATTCCCGGCACCAGGAACCGCAAGGTGACGATCACGGGCACAGCGGCAGCAACCCAGGCGGCGCAGTATTTAATCAGCCAGCGGATCACCTACGAACAGGGGGTCCGGGCAGCAAACCTCCAGAAAGTGGGTTAAAAACAAGAGAAAGAAGCAGCTGCGAAACAGAAAGACAGGTTtccgtttttttttaaaaactgaaagggGCTTATATAGTACTTGATTCTAATTAAAACGTCTTGTATTAATATATTATATGACAACGTCAGAGATCTGTGTATATGTAAATAATGTTTGCCACTCGTTTCCATGGAGACCAGTTTTCTTTCCTGCtacccccaactcttccccccccccctcacctccattttgttttcagccccccccccccggcacctccCCGCCTCAGTCCCttatcgccccccccgcccccctaatAGTGCACGGCTTGGCCTGGACTTGACCAAATCAGCCTCCGCCAAATGGTCAGCTGGTGCCTCCATCCCTTCCCCCGCTTCCTATTCCTCCAGGAGATGTGGGCGCCGCTGGCTGTATAGGCCCAGCatccattgcccatccccaattgccccttGAGACGTTGACGGTGAGACTCCGCCTTGAACCGCAgaggtctcctccccccccccctcgtccccccgaggtgtaggtgcaccctccATTCTGTTAGGGAGAtcgttccaggattctgacccagcaacgCTGAAGGATCGGCCgattatatttcccagtcaggatggtggggaggggggtcggctggggagggggggggtgcggggcgggggggggggggggggtgtcgggggggcggggggtcggctggggagggggggggcggggggcatcggcgggggggtggggtcggcggggtgggggtgggggtcggcggggggtgtgggggggggcggggggggcggctgggttggggggcaggggggggcgggggggtggcgatggggagggttggcggggggtgggggggtggggggttcggcgggggtgtgtggggggggcgggggggcggctgggggttgggggtggtggggcggaggggggggacgcgggaggtgggggggtggggggggaggagaagctcAGCAGCCTGGTTGGGGAACCTCCAGGAGATGGTGTTCCTCATGTGTCCGCTGCTccttgtccctctagatggtagcggccatggggtttggcaggtgctgccgaaggagctttggtgagttacttcagTGCGTCTCgtggacggtacacacggctgccactgtggagggagtgagtgtttaggTGGTGGGGTGGACGGAGAGCctatcaagtggggctgctttgtcctggaccctTCCCCCCTCCGACTCTAGAGCAGGGTGGGGGTCGCCAGGTGAAACAGaaaatcccctcccctccccccacccccccccccctccccaccttcccttgCAGGGTTAGCGACTCTGGGCGTACCCTTGAAGGTTTTGTCACGTGACGTGCCAGCTCTGGTGGCCCGCAAACCCTCTCCCGGCCCCCACCACTCCTGCCATCCGTCAGTTAGCAAGGCCTTCCTGCCCTTTGGCTGTCATTGGACAGGCGAACAGACCAATCCCTCCCCCGTTGGATGATGTCAGACTGCCCAGCAATCCCcaagccccccccaacccatacCCGATATTGTCATGACAAATGAATTAAAGGGATGAACAAAACGAGACATAAAAGATGCACAAAGCCTGGGTGTGGTCCACGGTGAGGTTCAGGAGAACCGTCTTTCATCCCTGGAGGAGTTAGTTGGCAACCCTACTAATCCTCCCAAATTAACCGGCGCGGGGAAAACACTTTGTGACATTTTCTCTTCAAAAGTGTgagggagccgccatcttggttcCTGGTGTTGGGCCTGAGTTCCTCTTGCTTTGGAAATTCGGTGCTTTTTTTTAATGGAATAAACCTTTCTGGGAGAGTTTCAGGGTCCTTGTTAGCGAGTCGGGCGACACGGGGCTCCCCAATGTGAGACAGAACCGAGAGATTACAACCATCAAGAGAAAATGACAAGGATTGGGCGCTTTTTGCTATTGAAGGGCAAGTGGGGAAGTGCCCTGATCAAGGTCTTAAAGATTGCGGAAGGATTTGATGTCCAGGAGTCCCAGATGTAGAAATGGAACATTGGACATCACGGACGTGTGGCCGTTTGTTCCATGAAAGAACATTTTGGTTTTGCCCCATAATCGGCCCAAGCGGGGGCCACGGGTGGCATGGCGGCAGTgcctgcctcacagggccaacgGCCTGGTGTGggaatcgggggttatggggatatagcgggaaagtggaggtgaggatTACCACAACAGATCAgtcaatgatctcattgagtggcggagcagagtcgatgggccgaatggctcttaTGTCTTCCCGTCTGAATACATGAGGCAGAGAGGAATAGAAGGTTGAGATGAAGTAGGGTGGGAAGAGATTGGTTTTGGGGTCTGCACAGCAGCTCGGGacagtttgggggagggggtcgatAGGCCGACAGTCCCCATCACAAAAACAATGGTGCAAATCGTGAGAGGGCAGGGAGAATTTCGCCAAAGGAAGGATCAGCATTTTTCAGAATGTGTAAAGCCCGTTACACCTCTCTGTTTTTTGTGGATGAGTTACAGCCGAACCCATCGATTCCCTGAGTCCCTCCTATCATCAAACACCTGTTCAATTCTCCTTGAACTCATTCTGACCCCTTCAATACCCTCAGAGGGTCAAGAAGCAAGTCAACACCCAATAGACCCTACTGACAAGGAGTAAATTTAGCGTGACAACAAACGCTCCATAACACCCTAGCCTCAGTACTAAACTctgttataacactctctctgtaacacctgtccctcagtatcagactctcagttataacactctatctctcacactgtccctcagtatcagactctcagttataacactctctctgttaCACTGTCCCTCAATATCAGACTCTCAGatataacactctctctgtaaCACCTGACCCTCAGCATCAGACTCTCAGatataacactctctctgtaaCACCTGACCCTCAGTATcggactctcagttataacactctctctctcacactgtcc
Proteins encoded in this window:
- the LOC119957709 gene encoding RNA-binding protein Nova-1-like, with amino-acid sequence MMTPMQQNGTHLELDPPDSRKRPLEAPIDAVSTKRTNTGDGGEKIMRWRISSNSRRNGWCVCIRMQCTLDVIKQTGAQGREKLRDLVIVDSYSWSSDPVTSKWKLLSFIAMQTFGIEELHGLGSGQVEVDKESDLMLILSEHVYVSDASFEFCTSFWFPWPGTTERVCLIQGTVEALNAVHDFIAEKVREMPQNVGKTEPVNILQPQTNVNPDRVKQAKLIVPNSTAGLIIGKGGATVKAVMEQSGAWVQLSQKPEGINLQERVVTVSGEGEQNRKAVELIVQKIQEDPQSGSCLNISYANISGPVANSNPTGSPYANSTEVLPAAASAAGLLGHANLAGVAGFTTGLSSFTGNDLLAISSALNTLASYGYNTNSLGLGLNPATATGVLAAVAASANPAAAAAANLLASYASEASGGGGGNMPGSAVGTFSLGSLAAATNGYFGAASPLAAGSILAAEKLGEGSKDVVEIAVPENLVGAILGKGGKTLVEYQELTGARIQISKKGEFIPGTRNRKVTITGTAAATQAAQYLISQRITYEQGVRAANLQKVG